The stretch of DNA CCGCGACACCACCCTCGACCCCGCCGCCCGGACGCTGCTACGGGTGACGATGGAAGACGCCGCCGCGGCCGATGAACTGTTTCGGGTGCTGATGGGCGACCAAGTCGAGCCGCGCCGCGAGTTCATCCAGAAGCACGCCTTGGACGTCAAGAATCTCGACGTTTGACCCCCCCGGGGATGGCGGCATCATAAGCGTCCGGATTGGCCACTGCCGAGCGAGAGTAGAAGCCCCATCGATCGCGTCGCGAGCGATTGCGTGAGTGACCGCACACAATTGGTATTGAGAAAGGACCGCAATTTAGGAAATTACGGCAATCCACATAGAAATCCTCGTCTGATTTCTTGGGAATTGAAGGCGATAAACCCCGATACCGTAGGGGTTTGCGGCACGCCGCGTTCCTAATGCGAAGCCATCTTCGCTTTTCCTTGTGTTGCGGCGGCCTCATGACGTGGTTAGAACCGGGTGTTGCCAGCCAAGAGCAGCGGCGATTCTCCTCTCTTTCTCCCCCAAAACGTGGGGGAGATGGGAGGGTCATTGCTGTTCGTTAGCCAGCGTATCGGACGTCTTTGGGGCTTCGTCCACGATGGATAGCTATGCAGGAATCGGCAGGTTTGTTTCGCGAAGAAGGTCTAGAGGCGTCTGACGAACTCACGACTCACGTCGGACTCGCGGCGGGGCGGCCCCTGTCACGGATAGCGGACGAGATCGAAGAGATCCTCAAAGCACTGGGATCGGGCGGCGATCACGACTTCTCACCTTTATCGGATTACAGCGAGTGCGTGTTCCTCAAGAACGCGGACGGCGTCTGCATCTACAGCAACAAGGCGCATCGTCAGCTCTTCGCACAGATCGGTTCGCCGATCGGCCGTACCGCCAACGCGTTTCTCGACGCGGTCGGCGCGGCGCTCAGTGAGAGGCAGGATGCCCTGCTCTTCGACGGGTGCCGGTACTGTGAGTGCGAGCACACCAACACGGGCCCTGACGGCCTGCTCTACAAGATGGTGACCCACAAGCGGTCACTCCAATCACTCAATGCCCCAGGCCTGGCGATCCTCGGGGTCATCCGCTTGGAGCGGCAGACCGACACCGACGCAGCGACCCGCCGGCTTGATCTTTCGACGGCATGCGCGCGATTCCGTGAGCTGTCGGACCGCGACCAGGAGCTGTGCCGTCAGACAGCCCTAGGCGTCAGCAGCCGCGAACTAGGCGAACGCCTGAGTATGACGACGCGAGGTGTCGAACTTCGCAAGCAGAAGGCGTTCTCCAAGCTGGGAGTAGCAAAGGCGGTTGACTTGGCGAGGCTGTTGACGCGGTTGCAGGACCGCGGCTACCTCGACCTCGGCTTGTAGCTAGCTCGGATCGGTGAGAAAGAAGTGGCCGCTCGGAGAGTTCTCGTCGCAAACGTGTGTGACGACATCGAGGGGATTCGGCCCAACGTCTTAGACGGTCGGCAGTGGCGCTCTACGGAACTAGCCCTGACCAATAATCGCGACCTCCAGGCCTGCCCCCGCTGAGTTGGCATTTGTAGAAAGTGAGAGAGTCGATAAGCCCATGATCGCAGACACCAATCAGGGCGACTCGCTCAGCGCCAACTCCGAGGCGACGACGAACGACTGTGCGTTCACGCCGACCGGACGCCCCCTCTGCCAAGTGGCGGACGAGGTCTATCGGCATGTAAAGCTGTGCGTCGAGGCGGTCGACTGGTCCTTCCCCCAACTGGAATGCCTCCCCGAGTGCGTCTACATCAGCAACGCCCAAGGCGTGCTCGTGTACAGCAATCCGTCCCATCGAAAGCACTTCTCGCCGAACGCCTCACCCATCGGCAGAACCAAGCGGGCGTTCCTTGACCCCGTCATTGCCGATCGCGCCGATAAGATCGAGAGTTTGATCTTCGACGGCTCGCCGTACGTGATCTGCGAGAACGCCGGCGTGGGACTTAACGGCGCCACCTATCACGTAGTCGCTCACGCCGCCTCGCTTAAGCCGCTCAATGCCCCGGGATTGGCGATCCTCGGCGTTATGAGGCTCAGCATCCACAACGACCGGACGAAAGTCGCCAAGCAAACCGATCTCTCCATCGCCTACGCGAAGTTCCGCGAACTCAACGCGCGCGACCAAGATATTTGCCGCCGAACCGCTCTAGGCGCTAGCAGCCGCGAGCTCGGCGAATCGCTCGACATGACGACACGTGGCGTCGAGTTGCGGAAGCAGAAGATCTTCGCCAAGTTAGAGGTCGCCAAGGCCGTCGATCTGGCCCGCCTGCTGACGCGGCTGCAGGACAACGGCTTCATCGATATGGGGTTGTGATCGCCGATGGACGACCGCATCAGCCTGATCACGCTCGGCGTGCGCGACGTGGCCGCGTCGGCGCGGTTCTATGCGGCTCTCGGGCTGCCGCGGCTCGACTTTCCGGGCGATGAGGTGGCGTTCTTCTCTCTACGCGGAACGTGGCTCTCACTCTACGGCCGCGAGGCGTTAGCGGAAGACGCACAGGTAAGCGCCAAGGGGAGCGGTTTCCGTGACGTCGCCCTGGCGCACAACGTTGGTTCGGAGGATGAAGTCGATCAACTTCTCACCGAAGCGGTCGCCGCCGGCGCGACGCTCGTCAAAGCGGGGCAGCGGGCCTTCTGGGGCGGCTACTCGGGCTACTTCGCCGACCCCGACGGCCACCTCTGGGAGGTGGCGCACAACCCGATGCTGTGGATTGGCCCCCCCGCGTCGGAGCCGTGATCGCCTCTTCAGGCAGAGAAGAAATAACCGCGTCGAGCACGACGGTCGGCCTTCCGGGTCGACGATGCCTCGGCAAAGAGGCCGTTGTGTCCGTCATGGTGAATCCAAGAACAGATTAAGCAAAGAGCCCATCGATGACGGCGCCGCCATCGACGAGCTTGACCGGGCGTCCCGTGCTGGTGGTGTTCTCGTGCGACGGGTCGATATCCAGCGCGTGGTAGATCGTCTGAAACAGGTCCTGTGGCGACACGGGGCGGTCGATAACCTCGGCGCCGCTCTTGTCGGTGGCGCCGATCACCTGACCTCCTTGGACGCCGCAGCCCGCGAGCCACGCGCTGAAGGCCTTCGGATAATGGTCGCGCCCGCCACGGCCGTTGATGCGCGGCGTGCGGCCGAACTCGCCCATCCAGACGACGAGCGTCGAGTCGAGCATGCCGCGCTCTTTGAGGTCGGCGATCAGCCGGGCGGCCGGCTTGTCGAACTGCCCGCACAACTCTTGCGTGCGGGCGTGGTTGTCGTCGTGCGTGTCCCAGCCGCCGAGCGTCACCTCAACGAACGTGACGCCCGACTCCAGCAGACGCCGAGCGAGCAGACAACCGTTGGCGAAGCGGCCCTCACCGTAGCTGGCCCGCATCGCGGTGGTCTCTCGCTCGAGGTCGAAGGCCTGCATCTCGGGCGAGAGGATCATCTGGCTCGCGGCGTCAACGAGCTGGCGGTGGTTCGCGACCACGTCGGCGCCCTCGACAGCGCCGAAACCAGTGCCGAAGTCGCTTTCGAGCCGGCGCAAAAGACCTAGCCGCCGTTCGAAGCGCGCGACGCTGGAAGCGGGTCGGGCGTTGCGTGGTGGTTGCGTCGGGCCATCAACGGTGAGCGGGTCGTACTCAACGCCGAGCATGCCAGCGTTCCCCGCGTTGCCGACGCGACCGACGCGGACATAACTCGGCAGGTTGCTCGCCACTTCGTAGTCACCAGCGGCGCGGCGACGTTCGGCGACGCTGGAGCCGAGCGTCGGCAGATCCGCGCCCCCCATCGGCAGCGCGGCGTGGTGCATCAAGTAGCGGGCGCGGGGGTGGCTCCCTTCCTTGCTCGTGAGCGAGCGGATCACCGCGAGGTCGCCCATCTGCTTGGCGAGATGCGGCAAGTTCTCCGCGAGGTGAACGCCAGGGACGACGGTGGCGATGTCGCCCGCGTCGCCGGCTGACGACGTGCCGGGCTTGGGATCGAGCGTCTCGAACTGGCTCGGCCCGCCCTCCATCCAGAGGAGGACGCAGCGCTTACCTTGCTTACGGAGTGACTCGGCCGCGCAGCTGACTTGGTCGGTCCAACTCGTGAACAACCCCGCCGCCGCGGTCGCGCCGGCGCTACGCAAGAAGTCTCTTCGCGAAGCGATGGCGCCGCGGCGATCGAGCCCGATGTTAGTGAAACGGCGGTAGGCGGTCATGGTGTAGGGTCCGCTGTGCGGACCGTGGTGAAAGGTTTGCAACTGCTCAATGGTCTGCCACAACGTACGGAACATCGAATCCACGGTCCGCACAGCGACCCTACCTTCGGTGCGCGAACTCCGCGGAGTTGAGTAGCGCCCACATCAGGTCTTCCATCGCCGCGCCGCTCCAGGTGGCTTCGTCGGCGAAGTCGTTTACCGTCGCCAACTCCTCCGCCGTAGGTTCGCGCGACAGCGTCCGCAGGTAGAGCTCGCTGGTGATCTCCTCGACGTCATTGCCATGCTCTCGTTGAAGCCTGCCGACGACCGTCATTGGCAGCGCTTGGACGGCGAGGTTGAGCTGCGGCGTGTTCATCCGGGCGAGGGCTTGCGGGATCGTCGCCTGAATCGTCGAGCGCGGCTCGCTCGGGTCGTACCCGAACGCGGCGTTGAAGCCGAGCCGTGGCGTTGCGATCCCATAACCGCCGCGGCCGCCGCCGAGACCGCGTAGTCGGCTCTCGTCAACCTCCAGAGCAGCGAGCAACGAGTCCAACAGCTGATCGCCACGCAACGGCTGTGCGACGCTGGCCGTGAAGGGCTTCTCGTCGGGCGTGCGACGGGGGCGACTCTCTCGCTGGTAGGCGTCGGTTGCCAGGATGGTCTTGTGCAGCCAACGCAGGTCGTAGCCACTGTCCGCGAACGCCCCGGCGAGGCGATCCGCTGCGCCCGGCGCCAACGACTCACGGCCGGGGCCGAGGTCGTCGATGGGTTCGGAGAAACCTTCGCCGACGAGCTCGGACCAGTAGCGATTCACCAAGGCCGTTGCGAACCAGTCGGTCTGCGTAAGCTCGTTGGCGAGCTCGGCGCGGCGGTCCGCGTCGCGCGTGCCGGCGGGGAGTTCGAGGCTCGTCAGGAAGAACTTGGGCTCGATGCGTTCGCCGACTTCGCCGGGCTTCTCAAGGTCCTGCATGTAGTGCTCAGGCCTGCCGCGACGATTGAGGTTCACGCCGGAGCGGAACCGCGGCCGGTCGGGTCGGTCGGCGACGTTCACCATCAGGTCGAGCGGTCGCGCGTCGCGGATCGGCCGCATGCCGACGCGCGGGAAGAACGCCGCCAGTTCGTGGAACTGCTCACGCTTCCACTCGTCCCACGGGTGGTCGTGGCACTGGGCGCACTGGATCTGCACGCCGAGGAAGATGCGCGAGACCTCGGCGGCGATCTCTTCGGTGCGTCCATCCTGAGCGACGAAGATCGCCGTCTCGCCGTTCTCGCTGGCCGTTCCGGTGGCGGTGATGAAGCGGCGCGCGATGGCGTCCCACGGCTCGCCGTCGTTGATCCACTGCGCGAGGTCTTCTACCAACGCGGGACCGACGACGATCGCTCGATCTTCAAGCCGCCGCGACAGGATCACGTCGCGCCAGTAGCGCGCCTGACTGACGCCGTACTCGGGGCGCTTCAGGAGTTCGTTGACCAGCCGGCGCCGCTTACGCGGAAGGTCATCGGCGACGTACGCGCGGACCTCCTCGGGCGAGGGAATAGTCCCGAGCAAGTCGAGGTAGACACGGCGGAGGAACGTGGTGTCGTTGACCGCTGGCGCGAGTTCGCTGGGGCTCAGCGCTAGCTCTTCAGCAAGCAGCTGGTCGATCTGCTTGGCGACAACGGTGGGCTTGGGGCCGGCGGCTCTTGTGGTGGCCGATGTGGCCAGCACCAGCCCGAGCGGGATCACGAAGACGTGGAAGCGTCGCCTCATCAGTAAGACCCTCGGCGGACCAACGAGCACGGGACCAGAGGCGCCCGTTCACTCCATCTAACCCCACTTTGGTCAGCGGGTTCCACCAAAATCGCCGCGGAACATCGTCGTTCAAAGGGAAAAAGCAACAGCAACGAGGCAACCGATGGTCTTTGGCGAGTCAAACTGCCTTCGCCTGCGCCACCTTTCCTCAGGTCCAGGCGGAGGCAGGCTGCCGAGGCCGAAGCTGCCGGATTCCAGGCGATTTATGGCGACGCACCCCCTCCGACGGGGTTGCGGTACGGCCTTTGCCTACTGCTCGCCTCTCACTATCGCAGCGGCGAACGGCGTTGCCCCGGCAGGGCGCGGGCCGTGCAACGCCCCAAGTCTCAACCCCCGTTAAACCAAGGGCGGAAATCATGAAGGCGCTATTTCTCGCGGCGGGCATCGCCGTGGCTGCAATCGGCTGTGACGACGCGGGCATGCAGGCCGAGCCCGACAACACGTCCGTCAACGAACGCGACGCCGAGGGGACCACCAAGACCCCCTTCGATCAATCCAACGAAGAGACCGACATCGACCAAGTCGCCGAGATCCGATCGCAGGTCCTGGAGATCGATGACCTCTCTGTCGCCGGCCGCAACGTAAAGATCGTCACCGAAGCGGGCCGCGTAACGTTGCGTGGCCCGGTCGCTTCGGAAGCCGAACGCGCCGCGATTGTCGACGTCGCAACGGGCGTCGTCGGCGCTGGCAACGTCGATGACCAACTCGAAGTCGATGCGGAGTAATCGAAGCAATCTCGAAGCCCCGACCGCTCGCTTAACACAAACAACCTCAAGGAACACATCATGGCTACGACTCACGACACTGCTGTCTTCTGCATCTCGGATACCCGAGAGAAGACCATCGCGATCTTGAACGCGCTCCGCGCCAGCGGGCTCCGCGAATCGGAGATCTCACTCGTCATGCCGCACGACGACGGCGGTGGCGACATCGCCATTGAAGGCGCGACCAAGGCGCCGGAGGGCGCCGCTACCGGCGCAGGCAGCGGCATGGTCCTCGGCGGCGTGCTTGGCTGGATGGCCGGCATCGGCGCCCTGGCGATCCCCGGCCTCGGCCCCTTCATCGCCGCTGGTCCGATCATGGCCGCTCTCGGCGGAGCAGCGATTGGCGGCGCCTCAGGTTCGATCGCTGGCGGGTTGATTGGTCTTGGCTTTTCGGAGTACGAGGCCAAGCAGTACGAGGGTTACCTCAAGGAGGGCAACGCGTTGATCTCGGTGAGCGTCGCCGACAGCGACGAAGTCTCGAAGGTCAAGCAGATCTTCAAAGACGCCGACGCGGATCACATCTCGGCCCAAGGCGTCAACGACGCCGACTGAAGCGACGCGGCTTCGGGGCGCCGGGCCTCGCCTGAAGAGGCCTGGCGCCCGAGTCGCCTTAACCTTTACCCATCACCGTTAGCAACCGCCTTCCAAATCATGAAGAAGCAACTCGATGACCGCGCCGGCAAGATTAAGTACGCCCTGATTGGATGGCTGATCGGCCTGCCACTGCCAATCGTGCTCATCCTGCTATTCGTGCGAGGATGCGATTTCTAGCTACTAGTCCCAGTGCCGTTTACTAACCACAGAGCCACAGAGAGCACGGAGTAAACACAGAGGTGACTTCCCTTCTTTGTGCGTCACTCAGTGACCTCAGTGACTCTGTGGTTAAAAACGACTACAAAAAAAGCCCGTCGGAAGTCCGACGGGCTTTTCGATTTTTGGTTGGGCCAATCCTCCCAAAGCTTAACGCTTCGAGAACTGCGTTCCACGACGGGCGCCGCGGAGACCGGGCTTCTTGCGTTCCTTCATGCGGCTGTCGCGGGTGAGGAAACTCTTTTCGCGGAGCTTATCCTCAAGGTCGCTGTCGTGCTTGAGGATGGCGCGGGCGATCCCTTGCAGGCAGGCGCCGGCTTGGCCGGTGAGGCCGCCGCCGTGGACGCGGATCACGACGTCGACCTTGTCCGCGATCTCGCAGTGCTCCAGGACCGCGAGGACCTGATTCTTGTACTGCGGGATCGGGAAGAAATCGTCGATCTCACGGTTGTTGATCGTGATCTTACCGCTGCCCGAGCGGATCCGAACGCGAGCAACGCTCGTCTTGCGGCGGCCGGTTCCCAGGGCGTCTGGCGTGGCGGTGGGCATTTGCTAGTGGGCGGTGGGCAGAAGGCAGTGGGCGGGATTTTCCCGTTTCTATCTGATGACGCTTCGTGCGAGCCGGGAAGCGTTAGCTCCCCCCAGTTCGCTCAGCGAATGGTGTTCGGGTCGAGTTCGGTCGGCTGCTGCGCTTGGTGCGGGTGCTCGGCGCCGGCGTACAGCTTCAGCTTGGTGAGCATCGCGTAGGCGAGCTTGTTCTTCGGCAGCATCCGGCGGACGGCCTCTTGGAGAATCAGCTCGGGCTTCTTCTCGAGACGGTCGGCCGCAACGATGGTCCGCTGACGGGTGTAGCCGGTCACCCAGGCGTACTTCTTTTGCTCCCACTTCTTGCCGGAGAAGCGGACCTTCTCGACGTTGGTCACGACGACGAAGTCGCCGGTATCGACGTGCGGCGTGTAGGTCGGCTTGTGCTTGCCCATCAGGACCGTGGCGATCTGGGCCGCCAAACGGCCGACCACGCGGTCGGTGGCGTCAACGTGAAACCATTGGGCTTCGACGTCGGCCGGCTTGAGCTGCGTGGTCCGCTGGAGCGGGCGGGTAATCGTACGCATGAAAACACCGAAAATACGCGGGGGCTGCAAAAATCGCGGGTACAGCGGTCAAAACAGGGCTTCAACCGGCGAGACCACCCTCCCGGTACAGACGTAGAGCCGCACGGGAGCCCCGCATCTTATCGGCCGCCCGGCGGCGGCACAAGCGGCAAATTGGGGCGGGTTGGGGAGGTTGGCCGCCAAGTGGATGTTAGGCGAGCCCGGGAGTGTCAGCGACCGAAGGGGAAGTCGGTACCCGCCGCCCTCCGGGGGCTAACGCCGCCCGGCTCGCATGACGCGTCTCCTAAGTTTGGCCCTTCCGCGCCCGCCGATTCGAGAGTGCGCCGCGCAGTTCGGGTTTGCTGCCCCCCGTCGAAGGGCCGTAGTCTTTAGCTATGGCGCCGAGTCGCTAACGCGTTCCCTGGCTCCCTAACCCCTCAGCCCCTGGCCCCTCCCCACGATGAACATCGGTGTTCCTACAGAGGTCAAACCGGACGAGTACCGTGTCGCGATGCTGCCGGTGGGGGTCGAGGAGCTCGTCCGCCGCGGGCATCGGGTGCTGATGGAGCGGCATGCCGGGGAGGGCTCGGGCCTGCCCGACGAGGCCTACATCGAAGCTGGCGCCACGATGGTCGAGACGGCCGCTGAGGTCTGGGGCGGCGCTGATCTGATCGTGAAGGTCAAAGAGCCGCAGCCCAGCGAGTGGCCGCTGGTGAAGCGCGGGCAGACGGTCTTTACCTACTTCCACTTCGCCGCCAGCCGCGAGCTGACCGAGGCGATGCTCGCGTCGGGCGCGACCTGCATCGCTTACGAGACGCTCGCCGATGACCAGGGCCGGCTGCCGCTGCTGACGCCGATGAGCGAAGTCGCCGGACGTATGAGCATCCAGGAGGGCGCCAAGTACCTCGAACGCCCGCAGATGGGCCGCGGCATCCTGCTAGGCGGCGTGCCCGGCGTCGCGCCGGCACATATCACCGTGCTGGGGGGCGGCGTCGTGGGGGCAAACGCGGCCAAGATTGCCGCCGGCTTTCAAGCGAGCGTGGCGATCCTGGACATCAACATGGACCGGCTGCGTTACCTCGACGACATCATGCCGGCGAACGTCGATTGCCTTTACAGCGACCGGCACACGATCCGCCGCCAGCTCGAGCGGGCCGACCTCGTCGTCGGCGCTGTCTTGATCCCCGGGGCGAAAGCGCCGCGACTTGTGGAACGCTCCGATCTCGCGCGGATGCAAAACGGCGCGGTGATCATCGACGTGGCGATCGACCAGGGCGGCTGCATGGAGACGAGCCGCCCCACGTCGCACGCCGACCCGACCTACATCGTCGATGGCGTCGTTCACTACTGCGTGACGAACATGCCCGGCGCCGTGGGCCGCACCAGCACGTTCGCGCTGTGCAACGTGACGCTCCCGTGGGTGATGCGTATCGCCGCGGCGGGACCGGGCTCGGACGGCGCGGCGCAGGCCGCGACCGCGTCGAAGCCGCTTGCCCGGGCGGTGAACCTGTTCGACGGCGCCGTGACAAACGGCCCCGTGGCGGAGACGTTCGGGCTGAAGCACTCGGCGTTGTTTGCTGTCTAACGTTCCTTCCTGCCGACGCGTTTCACTGCGAGGCCAACTTCCGCGCCGCCATCACCTGTCGGTACGTCGTGTACCCACCGGAGAGGTTCGCGGCTCCGCGGCCCGATTGCAGCAGGACGCGCGTCGCCAGGTAGCCGCGCACGCCGACTTGGCAGTAACTAACCACGGGCTGCTCCGCGGGAAGTTCGTTGAGGCGTTCGCGCAGCTCCTCGATCGGGATGTTCAAAGCGCCCGGGATGGCGCCCCTGTCGTGCTCGTCCCTGGTGCGGACATCGAGCAGAATCACGTCTTCGGGGAGGAACCCCTCGACGATCTCTTCGGCGTAAATCACCGGGTGCTCGTCGTGCATCACCCCCGCTGCGATGAAGCCGGCCATGTTGACCGGGTCCTTGGCCGAGCCGTACTGCGGGGCGTAGCACAGCTCCGCCTCTTCGAGGTCGAAGACCGTGAGCGCCGCTTGGATCGCGACGGCGATGACGTCGATCCGCTTATCGACCCCCGAGCCGCCGACCGCCTGCGCGCCGAGCACCTTGCCGTCGTCGGGCGAGAAGAGCAGCTTCAGCGTCATCCCTTCGGCGCCGGGGTAGTAGCCGGCGTGGTGCGCGGGGTGGAGATAAACCTTGTCGAAGGTGATCCCAGCGGCACGGCACGCCTTCTCGCTCAGACCCGTCATCGCGGCGGTCTTGTCGAACAGACCCACCACGGCCGTCCCTTGCACGCCGTTGAACTCGGACAGGCGCCCCACGCAGGCCTCGGCGGCGATGCGCCCTTGGCGGTTCGCCGGCCCGGCGAGGGGGATCTGCGTTGGTTGCCCGGTGACGTAGTGCGTCACTTGCACCGCGTCGCCGACGGCGAAGATGTTGGGGTCGCTGGTGCGCATCTGCTCGTCGACGACGATGCCGCCACGCGCGCCGACCTCGAGTCCCGCCTCGACCGCCAAGCAGCTCTCGGGCTTCACCCCGATCGCCAGCACCGCGAAGTCGATCGGCAACCGCTCGCCGCTCTTCAATTCCGCTTCGAGTGAATCGTTCGCCTTGTGGAACGCGACCACCTCGTTGTTCAAGCGCAGGTCCACGCCCGCCTCGGTCAGCCGCTCGGCCATCGAGGCGACCATCTCCGCGTCCCACGGCGTAAGCACCTGCGAGTTGCGTTCGACGAGGACCGTCTCTACGCCGCGACGCACCAAGTTCTCGGCCATCTCGACGCCGATGAAGCCACCGCCGACGATCAGGGCGCGCTTGGCCTCGAGCGTCGCCGTACGCAGCCGGTCGGCGTCTGAGAGGTTGCGCAGTGTGTAGACGCCCGGCAGGTCGATCCCCGGGATCGGCGGCCTGATCGGCGCGGCGCCGGGGGCGAGGATCAGCTTGTCGTACGACTCTTCGTACTCACGCCCCTCGTTGAGGTCGCGGATGCGGACCGACTTCGCCTCGCGATCGATCGCGATGACCTCTTGACGAGTGCGGACATCGAGCCGGTGGCGTTCGCGCAACATCTCGACCGGCGCGACGAGCAGCTTGTCGCGCGACGCAATCTCGCCGCCGATGTAATAGGGCATGCCACAGTTGGCGAACGACGGTTCGGCGCCGCGTTCCACCAGGACGATCTGGGCCGTCTCGTCGAGTCTCCGCAGTCGCGCCGCCGCACTCGCGCCGCCAGCGACGCCGCCCACAATCACGACTTTCATGTCGAGGTTATCCGTTAAGAAAACGCCCTCCGCGGCGCTGCACTGATTTGCTTACGGATGGCGTGTCCCCGGCGCCCCGGAACGCCGCGGAGGGCGTCCCTTGAGCAACGTTCTAGGAAGTCGCCGAAGTTTTGGTAGGGGAATTCGTTCGGCATTTCCCTACTTGGTTCCACGGCATGCGGGCGAGCAACATACCCATGCCGCACGTATCGGTGATTCCTGCAAACACGAGCCCCGCGCCGACGAATCCGGACAAACCTAACCAGTAAGGATGGACTAGCGCGCCGAGCACCGTGCCGATGACGACAAGCGTCCCCGCAGCGATGCGAACCTGGCGTTCGAGCGACATCGCGGCCTCGCCACGGTTCACCGGCAGGCCCGCCTCTACGCACGCCTGCGTGCCCCCCTCGACGTTGACGACGTTCGTAATGCCCGCCGCACTGAGTTGATCGCAAGCCTTGGCGGCCCGGCTCCCCGATTTACAGATCACGTACAACTTCTGATCACGACCCTGAAAGTCGGCCGGCTTCAATCGATCGAGCGGAACGTTTCGCGCGCCGCGGACATGCACCTCCTGGAACTCCACAGGGGTGCGGACGTCGATGAGCGACGTGTCGCTCTGTTTAAGAGCGTCGGCAAGTTCGGCGGGGGAGACAGTTGCGGGCATGGTTTGGG from Botrimarina mediterranea encodes:
- a CDS encoding response regulator transcription factor gives rise to the protein MFREEGLEASDELTTHVGLAAGRPLSRIADEIEEILKALGSGGDHDFSPLSDYSECVFLKNADGVCIYSNKAHRQLFAQIGSPIGRTANAFLDAVGAALSERQDALLFDGCRYCECEHTNTGPDGLLYKMVTHKRSLQSLNAPGLAILGVIRLERQTDTDAATRRLDLSTACARFRELSDRDQELCRQTALGVSSRELGERLSMTTRGVELRKQKAFSKLGVAKAVDLARLLTRLQDRGYLDLGL
- a CDS encoding DUF1501 domain-containing protein — protein: MFRTLWQTIEQLQTFHHGPHSGPYTMTAYRRFTNIGLDRRGAIASRRDFLRSAGATAAAGLFTSWTDQVSCAAESLRKQGKRCVLLWMEGGPSQFETLDPKPGTSSAGDAGDIATVVPGVHLAENLPHLAKQMGDLAVIRSLTSKEGSHPRARYLMHHAALPMGGADLPTLGSSVAERRRAAGDYEVASNLPSYVRVGRVGNAGNAGMLGVEYDPLTVDGPTQPPRNARPASSVARFERRLGLLRRLESDFGTGFGAVEGADVVANHRQLVDAASQMILSPEMQAFDLERETTAMRASYGEGRFANGCLLARRLLESGVTFVEVTLGGWDTHDDNHARTQELCGQFDKPAARLIADLKERGMLDSTLVVWMGEFGRTPRINGRGGRDHYPKAFSAWLAGCGVQGGQVIGATDKSGAEVIDRPVSPQDLFQTIYHALDIDPSHENTTSTGRPVKLVDGGAVIDGLFA
- a CDS encoding BON domain-containing protein codes for the protein MKALFLAAGIAVAAIGCDDAGMQAEPDNTSVNERDAEGTTKTPFDQSNEETDIDQVAEIRSQVLEIDDLSVAGRNVKIVTEAGRVTLRGPVASEAERAAIVDVATGVVGAGNVDDQLEVDAE
- a CDS encoding response regulator transcription factor encodes the protein MIADTNQGDSLSANSEATTNDCAFTPTGRPLCQVADEVYRHVKLCVEAVDWSFPQLECLPECVYISNAQGVLVYSNPSHRKHFSPNASPIGRTKRAFLDPVIADRADKIESLIFDGSPYVICENAGVGLNGATYHVVAHAASLKPLNAPGLAILGVMRLSIHNDRTKVAKQTDLSIAYAKFRELNARDQDICRRTALGASSRELGESLDMTTRGVELRKQKIFAKLEVAKAVDLARLLTRLQDNGFIDMGL
- the rpsI gene encoding 30S ribosomal protein S9, producing MPTATPDALGTGRRKTSVARVRIRSGSGKITINNREIDDFFPIPQYKNQVLAVLEHCEIADKVDVVIRVHGGGLTGQAGACLQGIARAILKHDSDLEDKLREKSFLTRDSRMKERKKPGLRGARRGTQFSKR
- a CDS encoding DUF1549 domain-containing protein, whose amino-acid sequence is MRRRFHVFVIPLGLVLATSATTRAAGPKPTVVAKQIDQLLAEELALSPSELAPAVNDTTFLRRVYLDLLGTIPSPEEVRAYVADDLPRKRRRLVNELLKRPEYGVSQARYWRDVILSRRLEDRAIVVGPALVEDLAQWINDGEPWDAIARRFITATGTASENGETAIFVAQDGRTEEIAAEVSRIFLGVQIQCAQCHDHPWDEWKREQFHELAAFFPRVGMRPIRDARPLDLMVNVADRPDRPRFRSGVNLNRRGRPEHYMQDLEKPGEVGERIEPKFFLTSLELPAGTRDADRRAELANELTQTDWFATALVNRYWSELVGEGFSEPIDDLGPGRESLAPGAADRLAGAFADSGYDLRWLHKTILATDAYQRESRPRRTPDEKPFTASVAQPLRGDQLLDSLLAALEVDESRLRGLGGGRGGYGIATPRLGFNAAFGYDPSEPRSTIQATIPQALARMNTPQLNLAVQALPMTVVGRLQREHGNDVEEITSELYLRTLSREPTAEELATVNDFADEATWSGAAMEDLMWALLNSAEFAHRR
- a CDS encoding VOC family protein, which translates into the protein MDDRISLITLGVRDVAASARFYAALGLPRLDFPGDEVAFFSLRGTWLSLYGREALAEDAQVSAKGSGFRDVALAHNVGSEDEVDQLLTEAVAAGATLVKAGQRAFWGGYSGYFADPDGHLWEVAHNPMLWIGPPASEP
- the ald gene encoding alanine dehydrogenase translates to MNIGVPTEVKPDEYRVAMLPVGVEELVRRGHRVLMERHAGEGSGLPDEAYIEAGATMVETAAEVWGGADLIVKVKEPQPSEWPLVKRGQTVFTYFHFAASRELTEAMLASGATCIAYETLADDQGRLPLLTPMSEVAGRMSIQEGAKYLERPQMGRGILLGGVPGVAPAHITVLGGGVVGANAAKIAAGFQASVAILDINMDRLRYLDDIMPANVDCLYSDRHTIRRQLERADLVVGAVLIPGAKAPRLVERSDLARMQNGAVIIDVAIDQGGCMETSRPTSHADPTYIVDGVVHYCVTNMPGAVGRTSTFALCNVTLPWVMRIAAAGPGSDGAAQAATASKPLARAVNLFDGAVTNGPVAETFGLKHSALFAV
- the rplM gene encoding 50S ribosomal protein L13 yields the protein MRTITRPLQRTTQLKPADVEAQWFHVDATDRVVGRLAAQIATVLMGKHKPTYTPHVDTGDFVVVTNVEKVRFSGKKWEQKKYAWVTGYTRQRTIVAADRLEKKPELILQEAVRRMLPKNKLAYAMLTKLKLYAGAEHPHQAQQPTELDPNTIR